From a region of the Narcine bancroftii isolate sNarBan1 chromosome 5, sNarBan1.hap1, whole genome shotgun sequence genome:
- the LOC138763237 gene encoding LOW QUALITY PROTEIN: cytochrome c oxidase subunit 7B, mitochondrial-like (The sequence of the model RefSeq protein was modified relative to this genomic sequence to represent the inferred CDS: substituted 1 base at 1 genomic stop codon) — protein sequence MVPLTRKILSMSGRSIRQIAARQAHRKVEPDFHDKYGNIILAGGXVFCASIWTYVCTQTGITWNLSPIGKITPQEWRTD from the coding sequence ATGGTGCCCCTGACCAGGAAGATTTTGTCCATGTCGGGTCGGAGCATTCGCCAAATTGCTGCAAGACAAGCTCATCGCAAAGTTGAACCTGACTTCCATGACAAATATGGAAATATTATCTTGGCAGGAGGATGAGTATTCTGTGCTTCAATTTGGACCTATGTTTGTACACAGACTGGGATCACTTGGAATCTTTCGCCAATTGGCAAGATCACTCCTCAAGAATGGAGAACAGATTAA